A genomic stretch from bacterium includes:
- a CDS encoding RnfABCDGE type electron transport complex subunit D, with protein sequence MNVSTILAPSPHLRSSATIETAMYGVIMALLPATAVGFYYFGLNAFRVTAVSILGCLFFEGFVLKMRGRDLVPLRDGSALLTGLLLAMNLPSGTPWWMVLVGAGVAIGLGKQVFGGLGYNPFNPALVARVFLLISFPVAMTSWPEPSPFSMSFDAVTKATPLGAMKTSLLMNGNVGEAADMGLMGPFLGNVGGCLGEVSALALLIGGVILLARKIITWHIPVSYFATVIGMTGAFWLLDPQRYAPPTFHLVTGGLMLGAFFMATDYVTSPVTSSGMLIFGVGCGVITVLIRLFGGYPEGVSFAILLMNAATPIIDRYTRPRVFGYPAGREARS encoded by the coding sequence ATGAACGTGTCGACCATCCTCGCCCCATCGCCCCATCTGAGATCATCGGCTACCATCGAGACTGCCATGTATGGTGTGATCATGGCCCTCCTGCCGGCAACCGCGGTGGGGTTCTATTATTTCGGCCTCAATGCCTTCCGGGTCACCGCTGTCTCCATTCTGGGATGCCTTTTCTTCGAGGGGTTTGTACTGAAAATGAGGGGCCGCGACCTGGTCCCCCTCAGAGACGGGAGCGCTCTTCTCACAGGGCTGCTCCTCGCCATGAACCTCCCCTCCGGGACCCCCTGGTGGATGGTGCTGGTGGGGGCTGGTGTGGCCATCGGCCTGGGCAAACAGGTGTTCGGCGGTCTCGGATACAACCCCTTCAACCCTGCCCTGGTGGCCAGGGTGTTCCTGCTCATCAGCTTCCCGGTCGCCATGACCAGTTGGCCGGAACCGTCTCCTTTCTCCATGTCTTTTGACGCCGTGACGAAGGCGACCCCTCTTGGAGCGATGAAAACGTCGCTGCTCATGAACGGAAACGTGGGGGAAGCAGCCGATATGGGGCTTATGGGCCCGTTCCTGGGTAATGTGGGGGGGTGCCTGGGGGAGGTCTCGGCTCTCGCCCTCCTGATCGGCGGGGTGATTCTTCTGGCAAGGAAGATCATCACCTGGCACATTCCTGTTAGCTATTTCGCTACCGTGATTGGTATGACGGGCGCTTTCTGGCTCCTCGATCCCCAGCGGTATGCCCCGCCAACCTTTCATCTTGTCACAGGCGGCCTGATGCTGGGCGCTTTTTTCATGGCGACCGATTACGTGACGAGCCCGGTCACCAGCAGTGGTATGCTCATCTTCGGTGTGGGATGCGGTGTGATCACCGTCTTGATCAGGCTGTTCGGCGGGTATCCCGAGGGAGTTTCCTTCGCCATCCTCCTTATGAACGCCGCGACCCCCATCATAGACCGGTACACAAGGCCCCGCGTTTTCGGGTACCCGGCGGGAAGGGAGGCCCGGTCATGA
- a CDS encoding RnfABCDGE type electron transport complex subunit G, whose protein sequence is MTSTARLILVLAGICCVAGLCLAGVYEITKEPIAYQKKLDIIRSLEAVLPGLEMDPDTFFLDMTREDGTNVRVYRARGEDGQVVGAAFQVVAPDGYSGGIFIMMGLTPDARLGGIEILSHAETPGLGALIEKEEWKGIFRGLSLETANFKVKKDGGDIDQITGATISPRAVAGAVEKGLKWYLGNRDKILDPSGESS, encoded by the coding sequence ATGACATCCACCGCCAGGCTGATCCTGGTCCTTGCCGGGATCTGCTGCGTCGCCGGCCTTTGTCTGGCTGGTGTTTACGAGATCACCAAAGAGCCCATCGCGTATCAGAAAAAGCTGGATATCATCCGATCCCTCGAGGCGGTGCTGCCGGGGCTCGAGATGGACCCGGACACCTTTTTCCTGGACATGACCCGGGAAGACGGGACCAATGTGAGAGTTTACAGGGCTCGGGGTGAAGACGGACAGGTTGTGGGGGCCGCCTTCCAGGTGGTTGCCCCGGACGGTTACAGCGGCGGTATTTTCATCATGATGGGATTGACGCCGGACGCGCGGCTTGGCGGGATCGAGATCCTGAGCCACGCGGAGACACCCGGACTCGGTGCTCTCATCGAGAAGGAGGAGTGGAAGGGGATCTTCAGGGGACTTTCCCTGGAGACCGCCAACTTCAAGGTCAAAAAGGATGGCGGGGATATCGACCAGATCACGGGGGCGACCATCTCGCCGAGGGCGGTGGCGGGAGCCGTTGAAAAAGGCCTGAAGTGGTACCTCGGTAACAGGGACAAGATCCTTGATCCGTCGGGAGAAAGTTCATGA
- a CDS encoding electron transport complex subunit E has protein sequence MSGYAHEFTKGFWKENPVLRMALGLCPTLAVTNNAVNGIAMGLATTFVLVCSNLVISSMRTVIPDKVRIPSFIIIIASFVTIVDLSMNAWAHQVHKTLGLFIPLIVVNCLILGRAEAFASRNPFLRSLLDGLGMGIAFTLTLGLLGSVRELLGGGSIFGYSLFGPAYNDILVMILPPGAFLAMGIMLGIFNSLDS, from the coding sequence ATGAGCGGGTATGCCCACGAGTTCACCAAAGGTTTCTGGAAGGAGAACCCCGTCCTCCGCATGGCCCTCGGACTGTGTCCGACACTGGCGGTCACCAACAATGCCGTGAACGGGATCGCCATGGGGCTTGCCACGACCTTCGTCCTCGTGTGCTCCAACCTGGTGATTTCATCCATGAGGACCGTGATTCCCGACAAGGTCAGGATCCCTTCGTTCATCATCATCATCGCCTCTTTCGTCACCATCGTGGACCTGTCAATGAACGCGTGGGCCCACCAGGTTCACAAGACCCTGGGGCTCTTCATCCCCCTTATCGTCGTCAATTGCCTTATCCTGGGACGTGCGGAAGCGTTCGCATCCAGGAACCCCTTTTTGAGGTCCCTCCTGGACGGCCTGGGGATGGGGATCGCCTTTACCCTGACCCTTGGACTTCTGGGCTCTGTTCGTGAACTCCTTGGCGGCGGGAGTATATTCGGTTATTCCCTGTTTGGACCCGCATACAACGATATCCTGGTCATGATCCTTCCTCCCGGCGCCTTCCTGGCCATGGGTATCATGCTGGGGATCTTCAACAGCCTGGACTCATAA
- the lpxC gene encoding UDP-3-O-acyl-N-acetylglucosamine deacetylase: MPNYIQQKTLGGSMEFSGVALHTGKETSVRVLPGAPDTGYRFRMTGNDGCVEVEASVHNINDTLLATSLGANGTSVKTVEHLLSALAGSGVDNAVIETFGDEIPIMDGSAAPFVRGIEMVGVVEQDVPKKMLRILDRIEAGENGCSASFEPSDSFRVSFVIDFDHPAVGRQEADFHYSPEAFRGEIAYARTFGFLKDVQAMIDNGLALGASLENAVAIGDDKVVNPGGLRSPDEFVRHKILDTIGDLSLLGIPIIGAYNGFKAGHRINRLLMQEVLKSPDRWELVMVEEDENGHSRYQEIDPRDVQSIACAL; encoded by the coding sequence ATGCCGAACTATATCCAGCAAAAGACATTGGGAGGATCCATGGAATTTTCCGGTGTGGCTCTGCACACAGGAAAAGAAACCTCCGTGCGTGTCCTCCCGGGGGCGCCCGACACGGGCTACAGGTTCCGGATGACCGGGAACGATGGTTGTGTCGAGGTGGAGGCCAGCGTCCATAACATCAACGATACGCTGCTGGCCACCAGCCTTGGAGCCAACGGCACCTCGGTTAAAACGGTTGAACACCTGCTTTCGGCTCTGGCAGGCTCAGGTGTGGACAACGCCGTCATCGAAACCTTTGGCGACGAGATCCCCATCATGGACGGAAGCGCAGCGCCCTTTGTGCGCGGTATCGAGATGGTGGGAGTGGTGGAGCAGGACGTACCCAAGAAGATGCTGCGTATCCTCGATCGTATCGAGGCCGGGGAGAACGGATGCTCCGCCTCTTTCGAGCCTTCGGATTCATTCCGTGTGTCCTTCGTGATCGATTTCGACCATCCGGCGGTCGGCAGGCAGGAAGCGGATTTCCATTACTCTCCCGAGGCCTTTCGGGGTGAGATCGCCTATGCCCGTACCTTCGGTTTCCTCAAGGATGTGCAGGCGATGATCGACAACGGGCTTGCCTTGGGCGCCTCCCTGGAAAACGCTGTCGCCATCGGGGACGACAAGGTGGTGAACCCGGGCGGCCTCCGATCACCCGACGAGTTTGTCAGGCACAAGATCCTCGACACCATCGGTGACCTGTCCCTTCTGGGGATCCCCATCATCGGAGCCTACAACGGGTTCAAGGCCGGTCACAGGATCAACCGTCTTCTCATGCAGGAAGTGCTGAAGAGCCCTGACCGGTGGGAACTCGTCATGGTCGAAGAGGACGAGAATGGGCACAGCAGGTACCAGGAGATCGATCCCAGGGATGTCCAGTCCATCGCCTGCGCTTTATAG